One Chiloscyllium plagiosum isolate BGI_BamShark_2017 chromosome 12, ASM401019v2, whole genome shotgun sequence DNA window includes the following coding sequences:
- the arl6 gene encoding ADP-ribosylation factor-like protein 6 isoform X1, with amino-acid sequence MGLFDKLAGWLGLKKKEVHVLCLGLDNSGKTTIINCLKPSNAQVQDIVPTIGFSIENFKTSGLSFTVFDMSGQGRYRNLWEHYYKEGQAIIFVIDSSDKLRMVVAKEELDTLLNHPDIKHRRIPILFFANKMDLRDALSSVKVSQMLCLENIKDKAWHICASDAIKGEGLQEGVDWLQVELNATMEDTVP; translated from the exons ATGGGGCTATTTGACAAATTAGCTGGCTGGCTTGGTCTAAAGAAGAAGGAGGTTCACGTGTTGTGTTTGGGACTGGACAATAGTGGGAAAACAACTATAATTAATTGCCTAAAACCTTCAAAT GCTCAAGTACAGGATATTGTTCCAACCATTGGATTCAGCATCGAAAATTTCAAGACCTCTGG CCTCTCCTTTACAGTGTTTGATATGTCTGGCCAGGGTAGATATCGAAACCTGTGGGAACACTATTATAA GGAAGGCCAGGCCATCATTTTTGTTATTGATAGCAGTGACAAATTAAGGATGGTGGTTGCCAAAGAAGAACTTGATACGCTTCTTAATCATCCAG ATATTAAACACAGACGAATTCCAATATTATTTTTTGCGAACAAGATGGACCTCAGAGATGCTTTGTCATCTGTCAAGGTTTCCCAGATGTTGTGTTTAGAAAATATCAAAGATAAGGCATGGCATATTTG TGCCAGTGATGCAATAAAAGGGGAAGGACTACAAGAAGGTGTTGACTGGCTTCAAG TGGAATTGAACGCAACCATGGAAGATACAGTGCCTTAG
- the arl6 gene encoding ADP-ribosylation factor-like protein 6 isoform X2: MGLFDKLAGWLGLKKKEVHVLCLGLDNSGKTTIINCLKPSNAQVQDIVPTIGFSIENFKTSGLSFTVFDMSGQGRYRNLWEHYYKEGQAIIFVIDSSDKLRMVVAKEELDTLLNHPDIKHRRIPILFFANKMDLRDALSSVKVSQMLCLENIKDKAWHICASDAIKGEGLQEGVDWLQDQIKAMKV; this comes from the exons ATGGGGCTATTTGACAAATTAGCTGGCTGGCTTGGTCTAAAGAAGAAGGAGGTTCACGTGTTGTGTTTGGGACTGGACAATAGTGGGAAAACAACTATAATTAATTGCCTAAAACCTTCAAAT GCTCAAGTACAGGATATTGTTCCAACCATTGGATTCAGCATCGAAAATTTCAAGACCTCTGG CCTCTCCTTTACAGTGTTTGATATGTCTGGCCAGGGTAGATATCGAAACCTGTGGGAACACTATTATAA GGAAGGCCAGGCCATCATTTTTGTTATTGATAGCAGTGACAAATTAAGGATGGTGGTTGCCAAAGAAGAACTTGATACGCTTCTTAATCATCCAG ATATTAAACACAGACGAATTCCAATATTATTTTTTGCGAACAAGATGGACCTCAGAGATGCTTTGTCATCTGTCAAGGTTTCCCAGATGTTGTGTTTAGAAAATATCAAAGATAAGGCATGGCATATTTG TGCCAGTGATGCAATAAAAGGGGAAGGACTACAAGAAGGTGTTGACTGGCTTCAAG ATCAAATCAAAGCAATGAAGGTGTGA